The proteins below are encoded in one region of Saccopteryx leptura isolate mSacLep1 chromosome 1, mSacLep1_pri_phased_curated, whole genome shotgun sequence:
- the TFCP2 gene encoding alpha-globin transcription factor CP2 isoform X3 — MAWALKLPLADEVIESGLVQDFDASLSGIGQELGAGAYSMSDVLALPIFKQEESSLPPDSENKILPFQYVLCAATSPAVKLHDETLTYLNQGQSYEIRMLDNRKLGELPEINGKLVKSIFRVVFHDRRLQYTEHQQLEGWRWNRPGDRILDIDIPMSVGIIDPRANPNQLNTVEFLWDPAKRTSVFIQVHCISTEFTMRKHGGEKGVPFRVQIDTFKENENGEYTEHLHSASCQIKVFKPKGADRKQKTDREKMEKRTPHEKEKYQPSYETTILTECSPWPEITYVNNSPSPGFNSSHSSFSLGEGNGSPNHQPEPPPPATDNLLPTTTPQEAQQWLHRNRFSTFTRLFTNFSGADLLKLTRDDVIQICGPADGIRLFNALKGRMVRPRLTIYVCQESLQLREQQQQQQQQQQKHEDGDSTGTFFVYHAIYLEELTAVELTEKIAQLFSISPCQISQIYKQGPTGIHVLISDEMIQNFQEEACFILDTMKAETNDSYHIILK, encoded by the exons tgATGTCCTCGCATTGCCCATTTTTAAGCAAGAAGAGTCAAGTTTGCCTCCTGATAGTGAAAATAAAATCCTGCCTTTTCAATATGTGCTTTGTGCTGCCACTTCTCCAGCAGTGAAACTCCATGATGAAACCCTGACATATCTCAATCAAG gaCAGTCTTACGAAATCCGAATGCTAGACAATAGGAAACTTGGAGAACTTCCAGAAATTAATGGCAAGTTGGTgaag AGTATATTCCGTGTAGTGTTTCATGACAGACGGCTGCAATACACTGAACATCAGCAGCTGGAGGGCTGGAGGTGGAACCGACCTGGAGATAGAATTCTTGACATAG ATATCCCAATGTCTGTGGGCATAATCGATCCTAGGGCTAATCCAAACCAACTAAATACAGTGGAGTTCCTGTGGGACCCTGCGAAGAGGACATCTGTGTTCATTCAG GTGCATTGTATTAGCACAGAGTTCACCATGAGGAAACATGGCGGAGAAAAGGGAGTGCCATTCCGAGTCCAAATTGATACCTTCAAGGAGAACGAGAACGGGGAATATACTGAGCACTTGCACTCAGCCAGCTGCCAGATCAAAGTCTTCAAG ccCAAAGGTGCAGACAGAAAGCAAAAAACTGATAGGGAGAAAATGGAGAAACGAACACCTCATGAGAAGGAGAAATATCAACCTTCCTATGAGACAACTATACTCACAGAG TGTTCTCCATGGCCCGAAATCACATATGTCAATAATTCTCCATCACCTGGCTTCAACAGTTCCCATAGCAGTTTTTCTCTTGGGGAAGG aAATGGTTCACCAAACCACCAGCCAGAGCCGCCCCCTCCAGCCACAGAT aaccTCTTGCCAACAACCACACCTCAGGAAGCTCAGCAATGGTTACATCGAAACCGGTTTTCTACATTCACAAGGCTTTTTACAAACTTCTCAG GGGCAGATTTATTGAAACTAACTAGAGATGATGTGATCCAAATCTGTGGCCCTGCAGATGGAATCAGACTTTTTAATGCATTAAAAGGCCG gaTGGTGCGCCCAAGGCTAACCATTTATGTTTGCCAGGAATCCTTGCAGCTGAgggagcagcagcaacagcagcagcaacagcagcagaagCATGAGGATGGGGACTCAACTGGTACTTTCTTCG TGTACCATGCCATCTACCTAGAAGAATTGACAGCGGTTGAACTGACAGAAAAAATTGCCCAGCTTTTCAGCATTTCCCCTTGCCAGATCAGCCAGATCTACAAGCAGGGGCCAACAGGAATCCATGTGCTCATTAGTGATGAG ATGATCCAGAACTTCCAGGAAGAAGCCTGTTTTATTTTGGATACAATGAAAG cagaaaCCAATGATAGCTATCATATTATACTGAAGTAG